The following proteins are encoded in a genomic region of Haloarcula marina:
- a CDS encoding ArsA family ATPase, with product MHKFVFFGGKGGVGKTTVSSAYGVKCARDGLKTLLVSTDPAHSTSDVFDQQFDDDPKAVAGYDDLWAMELDPDEEVQRHMLEIKQAMSDQVSPSIVNEIENQIELAHRTPGAYEAAMFDRFIDVMKHSEEYDRVVFDTSPTGGTLRLLALPEFLESWIDRLTAKRKESVDLFEKAAIGDKEARQKLRDDPIINRLSERKEMFEFAGRTLREEAAFYIVLNPDELSIEETHRALDDLTEAGLAVGGLVVNKVAPEPDDDETGKGATYLRERHRTEQQRLERIRTEFEQPVVAVIEQRVSEVKGDLLSEVTDELGIDTEASPPQA from the coding sequence ATGCACAAGTTCGTCTTCTTCGGCGGGAAAGGCGGCGTCGGCAAGACCACCGTCTCCAGCGCGTACGGCGTGAAGTGCGCTCGGGACGGTCTGAAGACGCTGCTCGTCTCGACGGACCCGGCCCACAGCACCTCGGACGTGTTCGACCAGCAGTTCGACGACGACCCCAAAGCGGTCGCGGGGTACGACGACCTCTGGGCGATGGAACTGGACCCGGACGAGGAGGTTCAGCGGCACATGCTGGAGATAAAGCAGGCGATGTCCGACCAAGTGAGTCCGTCCATCGTCAACGAGATAGAGAACCAAATCGAGTTGGCTCACCGCACGCCAGGGGCCTACGAGGCGGCGATGTTCGACCGCTTTATCGACGTGATGAAACACAGCGAGGAGTACGACCGCGTCGTCTTCGACACCTCGCCGACCGGGGGGACGCTCCGACTGCTGGCGCTCCCGGAGTTCCTCGAATCGTGGATAGACCGTCTCACCGCCAAGCGAAAGGAGAGCGTCGACCTCTTCGAGAAGGCCGCCATCGGCGACAAGGAGGCCCGGCAGAAACTGCGAGACGACCCCATCATCAATCGGCTCTCCGAGCGCAAGGAGATGTTCGAGTTCGCGGGGCGAACGCTCCGTGAGGAGGCGGCGTTCTACATCGTGTTGAACCCGGACGAACTCTCCATCGAGGAGACCCACCGGGCGCTCGACGACCTGACGGAGGCCGGGTTGGCGGTCGGCGGCCTCGTCGTCAACAAAGTCGCGCCGGAACCGGACGACGACGAGACGGGGAAGGGTGCGACGTATCTGCGAGAGCGCCACCGGACCGAACAGCAGCGCCTCGAGCGCATCCGGACGGAGTTCGAGCAACCGGTCGTCGCGGTCATCGAACAGCGCGTCTCGGAGGTGAAAGGCGACCTGCTCTCGGAGGTCACCGACGAACTCGGCATCGATACCGAGGCGTCGCCGCCGCAGGCCTGA
- a CDS encoding carbon starvation CstA family protein codes for MVQVIWLVVATLLTFSVGYLGYSRYLAQFVELSNENETPAHKYEDGQEYVPAKKPVLLGHHYSSIAGGAPIVGPITAGVVWGWVPALLWIAIGNPLMGSVHDFVSLSGSLRHEGKSIGYIIGEYVGDRGKNMLLWFAFLTIILVVAVFALVVAIVFNAYPQAATASFVYIALALVFGVYLYQLDLPFIPGTAAFVLAVFGGVFVGIEFPVALFPAAEAGTYPAGTMVLFGSGLASIVPAAGTLGANTAGWIPVILLYAAIASVLPVWMLLQPRDFLSSFLLYAGVGGALLAVIVGTLFGTSAQPLTISLEPYYGFMGTAGLPLFPLLFVTIACGTISGFHSLVSSGTTAKQLNKETDARPIGYGGMLGEGLLATVALGTVAIAGVTAGGGIGRALPNFASGGSVMLTSFGIPTSVGAPFMALVLVSFLLTSTDTAVRLGRYMAEEIVGTPDASSTTVRQAQEIGINRYSNAIIQCLVAYALVASGSWASLWPLFGGANQLLAALALLTATVWLANWDDNKQLISTGVPMALMTVITVCALLYLSLYQNLYQQFIQGGFAESAGIFARISVAVQIVLALVLVGLALSLVWIGYKNIRTVRERPGAAPADD; via the coding sequence ATGGTACAAGTAATCTGGCTCGTGGTAGCGACACTACTCACGTTCAGCGTCGGGTATCTCGGGTACTCGCGATACCTCGCACAGTTCGTCGAGTTGAGTAACGAGAACGAGACACCGGCCCACAAGTACGAGGACGGGCAGGAGTACGTCCCCGCGAAGAAGCCGGTGTTACTGGGCCACCACTACTCCAGCATCGCCGGGGGTGCGCCCATCGTCGGGCCTATCACCGCTGGCGTCGTCTGGGGGTGGGTCCCCGCGTTGCTGTGGATCGCCATCGGCAACCCGCTGATGGGGTCCGTCCACGACTTCGTCTCGCTGTCGGGAAGCCTCCGACACGAGGGGAAGTCCATCGGCTACATCATCGGTGAGTACGTCGGCGACCGCGGCAAGAACATGCTGTTGTGGTTCGCGTTCCTGACCATCATCCTCGTGGTGGCGGTGTTCGCGCTGGTCGTCGCCATCGTGTTCAACGCCTACCCGCAGGCCGCGACGGCGAGTTTCGTCTACATCGCCCTCGCGCTGGTGTTCGGCGTGTACCTGTACCAACTGGACCTGCCGTTCATCCCGGGGACCGCGGCGTTCGTCCTCGCGGTGTTCGGTGGCGTCTTCGTCGGTATCGAGTTCCCGGTCGCGCTGTTCCCGGCCGCCGAGGCGGGGACCTACCCCGCCGGGACGATGGTGCTGTTCGGGTCGGGACTCGCGTCGATAGTCCCCGCGGCGGGGACCCTCGGAGCGAACACCGCTGGCTGGATTCCGGTCATCCTGCTGTACGCCGCCATCGCGTCGGTGTTGCCGGTGTGGATGCTGCTCCAGCCGCGTGACTTCCTCTCGTCGTTCCTCCTGTACGCGGGGGTCGGCGGGGCGCTGCTGGCGGTCATCGTCGGCACGCTCTTTGGCACGTCGGCGCAACCGCTGACCATCTCGCTGGAACCGTACTACGGGTTCATGGGGACCGCGGGCCTGCCGCTGTTCCCGCTGCTGTTCGTCACCATCGCCTGTGGGACCATCAGCGGGTTCCACTCGCTGGTCTCGTCGGGCACGACGGCGAAGCAACTGAACAAGGAGACCGACGCCCGCCCCATCGGCTACGGCGGGATGCTCGGTGAAGGCCTCCTCGCGACGGTCGCGCTCGGCACCGTCGCCATCGCGGGCGTCACCGCCGGTGGCGGTATCGGTCGCGCGCTTCCGAACTTCGCGTCCGGTGGGAGCGTGATGCTGACGAGCTTCGGCATCCCCACGTCCGTCGGCGCGCCGTTCATGGCGCTCGTCCTCGTGAGTTTCCTCCTCACGTCGACGGACACCGCGGTCCGACTCGGCCGATACATGGCCGAGGAAATCGTCGGCACGCCCGACGCTAGCAGCACGACCGTCCGCCAAGCACAGGAAATCGGCATCAACCGCTACAGTAACGCTATCATTCAGTGTCTCGTCGCGTACGCGCTGGTCGCAAGCGGGTCGTGGGCGAGCCTCTGGCCGCTGTTCGGCGGCGCGAACCAGTTGCTCGCGGCGCTGGCGCTCCTGACCGCGACGGTGTGGCTGGCCAACTGGGACGACAACAAGCAACTCATCAGCACCGGCGTCCCGATGGCGCTGATGACCGTCATCACCGTCTGTGCGCTGCTATACCTCTCGCTGTACCAGAACCTGTACCAGCAGTTCATCCAGGGCGGCTTCGCCGAGAGCGCGGGCATCTTCGCCCGCATCTCGGTGGCCGTCCAAATCGTCCTCGCGCTGGTGCTGGTCGGCCTCGCGCTCTCGCTGGTGTGGATCGGCTACAAGAACATCCGCACGGTGCGCGAACGGCCCGGTGCGGCCCCGGCCGACGACTGA